Part of the Nitrospiraceae bacterium genome is shown below.
TCCGGCTCGCGACCACGTGAAAGTGGACGGCAAACACCTGAGCTCGGCGCAGCCCTACGTCTACCTGATGCTGAACAAGCCGAAGCACGTCATGTCGACATTGGATGATCCCGGCGGTCGACCGACGGTGAAAGATTACCTCCGGGGCGTGAGTGTTCGGGTATTTCCCGTCGGTCGGTTGGACTTTGACAGTGAAGGGCTCATGCTGCTGACCAACCACGGTGATTTGGCGCAGGCACTCCTGCATCCCCGGTATCACGTGCCGAAGACCTATCTCATCAAGGTCAGGGGCGTGCTTACTGATGATGAGATTCGATCGTTGGAGCGAGGAGTGCAACTGGATGATGGCATGACCAGCCCGGCTCACGTGAAAAAAGTAAAGAAGGTCGAGCAAAACTCCTGGCTGGAATTGACGATCCGTGAAGGACGCAAACATCAAGTCAAACGCATGTTGGATACGGTGGGTCATCCGGTCTTACGGCTCATACGGGTGAAGATGGGGCCGCTGGTGTTGGGCAATTTGGAACCGGGAGAATTCCGGTTCTTAGAGGATCGTGAAGCGAATGCGTTGCGCGAATTGGTCGAGCGGCGGCAACAGTCAGTGCAAGAGGGAAGAGTCCCGACAGAGACCACGAAGCCTGCGCGGCGAAGAGGATGGACACGTCCCAAGAAGGTGACAGCGGCATGAAGATCCGAACACATCGGTGCGGAGAGTTGAATAAAACGCATGTCGGCCAAACCGTGGTTCTCAACGGATGGGTCCAGCGCCGCCGCGACCATGGCATGGTGATGTTCATCGACCTCCGCGATCGCACGGGCATCACGCAAATTGTGTTCAACGCGGAACGGAATGCCTCTGTCCATCACGCCGCCCATGCGCTGAGAAGCGAATGTGTCGTGGCGATCACCGGGCAAGTTATGGCGCGGCCGGCAGAGTCGAGGAATCCAAACCTGCCGACCGGTGACATCGAAGTCTTTGTGGACGCGGTTGAGATCTTGAACGAAGCCAAGACGCCTCCGTTCGTCATCGAGGATGATGCCGACGTCACGGAAGCCGTTCGTCTCAAGTATCGCTACCTCGATTTGCGCCGTCCCAAGATGCAGCGGCTGCTCGCGATGCGGCATGAAGTCACGCAGGCGGTCCGGAGTTTCTTGAATCATGAGGGGTTTCTCGAAATCGAGACGCCGATCCTGACGAAAAGCACACCGGAGGG
Proteins encoded:
- a CDS encoding pseudouridine synthase; this translates as MFVRLQKLIAGTGIASRRKAETLIAAGRVTVNGKVVTELGTKVDPARDHVKVDGKHLSSAQPYVYLMLNKPKHVMSTLDDPGGRPTVKDYLRGVSVRVFPVGRLDFDSEGLMLLTNHGDLAQALLHPRYHVPKTYLIKVRGVLTDDEIRSLERGVQLDDGMTSPAHVKKVKKVEQNSWLELTIREGRKHQVKRMLDTVGHPVLRLIRVKMGPLVLGNLEPGEFRFLEDREANALRELVERRQQSVQEGRVPTETTKPARRRGWTRPKKVTAA